A genomic window from Algoriphagus sp. Y33 includes:
- a CDS encoding DUF4625 domain-containing protein, producing the protein MKITSLIGAALLSLMFMSCAGNEDEIDTRPPSISMDFAEASPAQCAVFQRGETLSFEAQFRDNFELGSYSLDIHHNFDHHTHSTEVNDCQMEPVKTPVNPWLVIEGFSIPSGQSAFRASEELEIPEDIDPGDYHFMIKLTDKEGWQTIRGISIKID; encoded by the coding sequence ATGAAAATTACATCCCTAATAGGAGCTGCTCTTCTTTCGCTGATGTTCATGTCCTGCGCTGGAAATGAAGATGAAATAGACACCCGGCCACCATCAATTTCTATGGATTTTGCTGAAGCATCGCCGGCACAATGCGCAGTTTTTCAACGTGGCGAAACCCTGTCTTTTGAGGCTCAGTTTAGGGATAATTTTGAACTGGGAAGTTACAGTTTGGACATCCATCACAATTTTGACCACCATACCCATAGTACGGAGGTAAATGACTGCCAAATGGAGCCGGTCAAAACACCTGTTAACCCGTGGTTGGTGATAGAAGGCTTTTCTATACCATCTGGCCAAAGCGCTTTTAGAGCCAGCGAAGAATTGGAAATTCCAGAGGATATAGATCCCGGCGACTACCACTTTATGATCAAGTTGACAGATAAGGAAGGCTGGCAGACTATCAGGGGCATAAGTATCAAAATAGATTAA
- a CDS encoding TetR/AcrR family transcriptional regulator yields the protein MRGRPTLRTHEELILKTQEIFWKKGYTATSLGDLLKGTGIGSGSFYNTFKGGKKEIFRKALLQRKEAFESFKRELEQSESPLDLIKNFFRSIAEATEETHLNGCIIANSVVEMTHVDDDLELEAVNILKEVEHMFADTIRKAQKLKSISNQTDPVILGKYLITFWCGLNTLRRMYPDKNILQQQIEMQLAVIS from the coding sequence ATGAGAGGTAGGCCTACACTTCGCACCCATGAGGAGTTGATCTTAAAGACACAGGAAATCTTTTGGAAAAAAGGTTATACAGCTACATCCCTGGGAGATCTACTGAAGGGAACAGGGATTGGCAGTGGAAGTTTTTACAATACGTTTAAAGGGGGTAAAAAAGAGATATTTCGTAAGGCATTGCTCCAGAGGAAGGAGGCATTTGAGAGCTTCAAGCGGGAACTTGAGCAAAGCGAATCACCGCTCGATTTGATCAAAAACTTTTTTAGAAGTATTGCAGAAGCAACCGAAGAAACTCATCTGAACGGCTGTATAATTGCCAATTCAGTGGTGGAGATGACCCACGTCGACGATGATTTGGAGCTGGAGGCGGTAAATATCCTGAAAGAGGTAGAGCACATGTTTGCAGATACTATCCGGAAGGCTCAGAAGCTGAAAAGCATCAGCAATCAAACTGATCCTGTGATTCTGGGGAAATACCTTATCACATTTTGGTGTGGATTAAATACACTACGGCGGATGTATCCGGATAAGAATATCCTTCAGCAACAAATAGAAATGCAATTAGCTGTGATCAGCTAA
- a CDS encoding SDR family NAD(P)-dependent oxidoreductase, whose translation MDLQLKSKRAFISGSTQGIGFAIARQLLNEGADVVINGRDEEKLNNAVEKLMHEFPHGSVSGMPADFSDSEAVDLLLKGLKDIDILVNNVGIFELKPFGEIPDADWITIFNVNVLSGVRLSRHLLPGMLERNFGRVVFISSESGVNVPADMIHYGMTKAAIMAVGNGLSKLTKGTGVTVNTILGGPTYSDGVAATVQQIARAQNVTVSQMKSGIMQHSNPDSLMQRFIEPSEIAVLAAYLASPLSIATNGACVRADGGVLKQL comes from the coding sequence ATGGACTTACAATTGAAATCAAAAAGAGCATTTATCAGCGGTTCCACACAGGGCATTGGTTTTGCGATTGCGAGGCAACTGTTAAATGAAGGGGCTGATGTGGTGATCAATGGAAGAGATGAAGAAAAGCTGAATAATGCGGTAGAAAAGTTGATGCATGAATTTCCCCATGGATCCGTTTCAGGAATGCCGGCTGATTTTTCAGATTCTGAAGCTGTGGATTTATTGCTGAAGGGGTTGAAAGACATTGATATACTGGTCAACAACGTAGGAATCTTTGAACTTAAGCCATTTGGGGAAATCCCGGATGCGGATTGGATAACCATTTTCAATGTAAACGTACTGAGCGGTGTGAGATTGTCCAGACATCTTTTACCGGGGATGTTGGAGCGGAATTTCGGACGCGTTGTTTTTATCAGCAGCGAATCCGGCGTGAATGTGCCTGCTGATATGATCCATTATGGAATGACCAAGGCAGCGATAATGGCAGTAGGTAACGGACTTTCCAAACTTACCAAAGGTACAGGAGTGACGGTCAATACCATTTTGGGAGGGCCGACCTATTCTGATGGAGTTGCGGCAACAGTGCAACAGATTGCCCGTGCTCAAAATGTAACCGTGAGTCAAATGAAGTCCGGTATTATGCAGCATAGCAATCCGGATTCCCTGATGCAGCGTTTTATAGAGCCGTCTGAAATTGCTGTGTTGGCTGCATATTTGGCTAGTCCCTTATCCATTGCCACCAACGGGGCTTGTGTAAGAGCAGATGGTGGGGTATTGAAGCAACTGTAA
- a CDS encoding PKD domain-containing protein, translating to MKFTFNFKHTLSIALFLLTVGNPFLLFGQCTQNNFTVSGFELRDENGNQFSVTDDYELGEVVNGELWIMLGGASTNGYNLSFYFDIYADGVLTQANQQECLFSGIQAVQGVWIRVRDLIWNWGDVIDIRNVFIHWDTGSAKPESTCTIKDPTKTNSQCYSNPQGFTAAVPLFPKFDFESNGVCNTTIQFSSQTIGGTPPFNYSYSWDFDEDGITDSMLENPLFNFPSSGTFPITLTVDDGTSITTIVKEIYIDPNFGIRVTIFPTKIDDSSGIIYVESVTGGTEPYIFYWTGPNGFTSTSRDIFDLSNGFYTLVVTDQNGCAQMVTYELDIAQVLSSFWISMHLSVDRSAVNIRWEVTTTEEDYYFEVERSSGDISNFVRIGSVPKINSGRETEVYSFSDNSIPVLENTLYYRVVRKSDREIDYSIVKMFKKEVVEVENPWIVYPNPSLNRDIFLKYLGVVKPNQGPLTIDVFSLGTYFQSMTLQTSLSEAINLKEIFQNLPKGHLTLRIHLGNKVDSIHLIHW from the coding sequence ATGAAATTTACATTTAACTTTAAGCATACTTTATCAATTGCTTTGTTCTTGCTGACAGTGGGTAATCCGTTTTTGCTTTTTGGACAATGCACCCAAAATAATTTCACAGTATCAGGTTTTGAGTTGCGCGATGAAAATGGAAATCAGTTTTCAGTCACAGACGATTACGAGCTGGGCGAAGTGGTAAATGGGGAATTGTGGATTATGTTGGGAGGAGCTTCTACCAACGGCTATAATTTGAGTTTTTACTTCGATATATATGCTGATGGGGTTTTGACTCAAGCTAATCAACAAGAATGCCTTTTTTCGGGGATTCAGGCAGTTCAGGGAGTTTGGATTAGGGTAAGGGATTTGATCTGGAACTGGGGAGATGTCATAGACATCAGAAATGTATTTATCCACTGGGATACAGGTTCGGCTAAGCCTGAGAGTACCTGTACGATTAAAGATCCGACTAAAACTAATTCCCAATGCTATAGTAATCCCCAAGGATTCACCGCAGCTGTTCCTCTATTCCCCAAGTTTGATTTTGAGAGCAATGGGGTATGCAATACCACCATTCAGTTCTCCAGTCAAACCATTGGTGGAACCCCTCCATTCAATTATAGCTATTCATGGGATTTTGATGAGGATGGAATTACTGATTCCATGCTGGAAAATCCTTTGTTCAATTTCCCAAGTTCAGGTACTTTTCCCATTACGCTGACAGTAGATGATGGAACTTCCATCACTACCATTGTGAAGGAAATCTACATCGACCCCAACTTCGGTATACGGGTGACTATTTTTCCCACTAAAATCGATGATAGTTCAGGGATTATTTATGTTGAAAGTGTCACAGGGGGAACGGAACCTTATATTTTTTATTGGACCGGCCCAAACGGGTTTACAAGTACTTCAAGAGATATTTTCGATTTAAGCAATGGTTTTTACACCCTTGTCGTTACTGATCAAAATGGATGCGCTCAAATGGTGACTTATGAGTTGGATATAGCACAGGTACTTAGCTCTTTTTGGATATCAATGCACCTTTCCGTAGACAGGTCAGCAGTCAATATCAGATGGGAGGTCACCACCACTGAGGAGGACTATTATTTTGAAGTTGAACGAAGTTCGGGTGATATCTCAAATTTTGTCCGTATCGGAAGTGTTCCCAAAATAAATTCAGGCAGAGAAACAGAAGTTTATTCATTCTCGGATAATTCTATACCTGTATTGGAGAATACGCTCTATTATCGGGTTGTGAGGAAATCTGATAGAGAAATTGATTATAGCATTGTAAAAATGTTTAAAAAAGAAGTTGTTGAGGTTGAAAATCCATGGATAGTTTATCCTAACCCTTCCTTGAATAGAGATATATTCCTTAAATATTTAGGGGTTGTAAAACCAAATCAAGGGCCTTTAACTATTGATGTTTTTAGCTTAGGAACCTATTTTCAATCCATGACCCTCCAAACTTCACTCTCCGAAGCCATTAATCTTAAGGAAATTTTTCAAAATTTGCCAAAAGGTCACTTGACTTTAAGGATTCACTTGGGGAATAAAGTAGATAGTATTCATTTGATCCATTGGTAG
- the trpS gene encoding tryptophan--tRNA ligase — protein MARVLTGIQSSGRPHMGNILGAIVPAIELIKENKEESFIFIADLHSLTTSKDGELRKQNTLAVAAAWLAFGLDIAHTTFYRQSRRPEVTELAWYLNCFTPFPMLANAHSFKDKAEKLSDVNAGLFTYPVLMAADILLYSADLVPVGKDQMQHLEMTRDIASTFNRIVGEDILTIPEARIDEAVKTIPGTDGQKMSKSYNNFIDIFLPEKALKKNVNSIVTDSKELEEPKDPETDNVFKLYSLIATEEQTQQMRVNYKGGNYGYGHAKKELLGLILDKYREERELFDFYMNHPEEIEIKLASGEEKAKAVGAEILDKVRVKLGFK, from the coding sequence ATGGCAAGAGTATTAACAGGCATTCAAAGTAGCGGAAGACCTCACATGGGAAATATTCTCGGTGCGATCGTCCCTGCAATCGAATTGATCAAAGAAAACAAAGAAGAATCTTTCATTTTTATTGCGGATCTACACTCCCTCACCACTTCCAAAGACGGTGAGCTCCGCAAGCAAAACACGCTAGCAGTGGCTGCTGCTTGGCTGGCTTTTGGCTTAGACATAGCCCATACTACCTTCTACCGTCAATCCAGAAGACCGGAAGTAACAGAACTCGCCTGGTATTTAAACTGCTTTACTCCTTTTCCCATGCTGGCAAATGCACATAGCTTCAAGGACAAAGCCGAAAAACTGTCGGATGTAAATGCCGGCCTGTTTACCTACCCGGTATTGATGGCTGCGGATATTTTACTGTATTCAGCTGACTTGGTTCCTGTGGGAAAAGACCAGATGCAGCATTTGGAGATGACCCGGGATATCGCTTCCACATTCAACAGAATAGTGGGAGAAGATATCCTGACTATTCCTGAAGCCCGGATCGATGAGGCAGTAAAGACAATTCCGGGAACGGATGGGCAGAAAATGAGCAAGTCGTACAATAACTTTATCGATATTTTCCTTCCAGAAAAAGCACTTAAGAAAAATGTCAACAGCATCGTGACTGATAGCAAGGAATTGGAAGAGCCAAAAGATCCCGAGACTGATAATGTATTTAAACTCTACAGTCTTATAGCTACCGAAGAGCAAACTCAACAAATGAGAGTAAACTACAAGGGCGGAAACTATGGTTATGGCCATGCCAAAAAGGAACTTCTGGGGCTGATTCTCGATAAGTATAGAGAGGAGCGTGAACTATTTGACTTCTACATGAATCATCCTGAAGAAATCGAGATAAAGCTGGCCTCAGGCGAAGAAAAAGCTAAAGCTGTAGGAGCTGAGATTTTGGATAAAGTAAGAGTGAAGTTGGGCTTTAAATAA
- a CDS encoding DUF1573 domain-containing protein has product MIRIEKTLSALLILCFLSQLAVGQDAITPKVIWAVNKVDLGTVLEEQGPQMAEFQFTHTQDSLFFIEKVWTDCGCTTVDYTKDTLVVGESGSLLVSFDPSSSAGYFSRMIVVKGNLMGVQDTLYIEGNAIPRASDPEGTYRTRKGDLGFRLSKINVGEVLTNQPKLKQVEVYNFGEKIFYKDSLMYDGPEYIYVSQLSDAILPNDRGLLQVLYDGAMKGDLGYVEDRISLNWQDSSTYIDLDVLADVFEYYAPFSKDDLNLVPQLVIDPKVIDLKTITSGKIQVEYVTLSNRGKQVLEIKKIQGNCECLKLELPKTSLDPGESIELKVVFDPIGRQGIDQRNIYIFSNDPLNPVQLFLLKSRVE; this is encoded by the coding sequence ATGATTAGAATTGAAAAGACCCTCTCTGCGCTCTTAATCCTTTGCTTCTTGTCCCAACTTGCAGTGGGTCAAGATGCTATCACCCCTAAGGTGATCTGGGCAGTAAACAAGGTAGATTTGGGAACGGTTCTCGAAGAGCAGGGTCCACAGATGGCGGAATTTCAGTTTACGCATACACAGGATTCTCTTTTTTTCATAGAAAAAGTCTGGACGGATTGCGGGTGTACAACAGTTGATTATACTAAGGACACCCTGGTAGTAGGAGAAAGCGGGTCATTGTTGGTTTCTTTTGACCCATCCTCAAGTGCCGGGTATTTCTCCAGAATGATTGTGGTTAAGGGAAACCTTATGGGTGTTCAGGATACGCTTTATATTGAAGGAAATGCCATACCGAGAGCAAGCGATCCTGAGGGAACGTATAGAACACGAAAGGGAGATTTGGGATTTAGACTTTCTAAAATCAATGTGGGAGAAGTCTTGACCAATCAGCCTAAATTGAAACAAGTGGAGGTATATAATTTTGGGGAGAAGATTTTCTATAAAGACAGTCTGATGTATGATGGCCCTGAATATATTTATGTAAGCCAACTTTCGGATGCCATATTGCCCAATGACCGCGGACTGCTTCAGGTGCTCTATGATGGAGCCATGAAAGGTGATTTAGGATATGTCGAAGATCGAATTTCACTCAATTGGCAAGACAGCTCTACTTACATAGACTTGGATGTGTTGGCGGATGTGTTTGAGTATTATGCGCCTTTTAGCAAAGACGATTTAAACCTAGTTCCACAGCTTGTTATTGATCCTAAAGTAATTGATCTGAAAACAATCACTTCAGGTAAAATTCAAGTCGAATATGTTACGCTAAGTAATAGGGGAAAGCAGGTGCTGGAAATCAAGAAAATCCAGGGGAATTGTGAGTGTCTGAAACTTGAGCTGCCAAAAACCTCACTTGATCCGGGAGAGTCCATCGAACTTAAAGTAGTCTTTGACCCCATAGGAAGACAGGGGATTGATCAGCGGAATATTTACATCTTCAGCAACGACCCCCTGAATCCGGTTCAATTGTTTTTGTTGAAAAGTAGGGTAGAATAA
- a CDS encoding T9SS type A sorting domain-containing protein yields MKRRVLFSVGLLICMVFTSLKPTEINPFRIYPYLQVYGNNKIQLTWFSNSLAESSIKLVGEEGSVIFRGKVDAEAVPDIYYTSQEKSQNINGLEQGSWLKTDHIFRYRFYVDLPQDQDVNYTVTLSDSDYSGSFTTPKSKSNWDKIRFIALADSETDPKGRVTNRAWYPGQPLFRPFSNPTLWKEKFGTTTEQGIEFLNYFLTEEKGYNENLKIIDSRSPDFILMPGDLVQGGGYQPAWDEFFRHNAGQIGNGLSRYAIIPALGNWEAYGGINGGYGTNEKGEFIPLVGRKRFHTYFETPTEDPLQKHRQSYYRVDYGPVTILTLDSSNGTPDQTAADFEGQPKLTGKQFTVPGTDTQENYNQAQYNAAGGNDLSGFGPGSDQYIWLEENLKEASENGQLIFVQYHHIAYSSGEHGVPMNHELSVGQVGTPMQVLNPMLEKYGVIAVLSGHDELFERSFVDEDGDGKGIMYYDVGVAGDGMRGEKRDWFGNPFNTLNYNQYRKWTADQSEPEQWDMSGTNPVLTDGGKHYGHLEVNLEKSVEGNQEFALIKFTPVYAFPVMDQNYNLQKIERRVYKDEVSMKIPLRKTEFVPVVNDSVTIYLDHEGKAYLTSLDFLKDQPEEAASFTFTSSQGFEFDCRDLGENEITITSTNSASGDIWEDGVRLFVLDTIKPYFRSISKTFEFDPVIGKVEFSKDDFTDIDIQDNCSGDYDVTFGRSKTITCADLQEYYEKGRLDVDITVSDQSNNKSTIRSFITLDVIESVKVSLTVTSESQNGNPVKLMLGSEFPFEVLGWYSGEGLISSSSDKELMVSKTGVYKAKLRTLNGCEVFSKPVEVTFDGAPEWPVVKDKIELELVKEGKATLKPEHVFTKWPINSEFTVELSKSEFSCDVLWSNAVVVKITDSKGTVAEEEIEVIVRDKSNPVLVTKNVEVVVDLSTGKEALNSEDFIASLTDNCGIKEVKLSRQSVGCDDIGKEITVEVGAFDIAGNAVQKLAKVTVKSTNSEPVTISGSAFLCIGNSKTLTLESEAVFEVVRWHKNGTVISGTTDKTLAVEEGGSYHAIVRYAGGCLFETEKFEVETIAKPNGEIEEDGNILSAPDGDFTYKWFKNDVEIGGETSRTMEVHAMGEYAVELTNEAGCTARLTSVTMTISGILQPGSILSEKLKIYPNPASGQVEIQTLGDLEFAENSMRIYDQNGKDVSSIVEVISHSPNAVKLAISRLAAGTYVIMVESQENRMFVGKLMKK; encoded by the coding sequence ATGAAAAGACGTGTACTGTTTAGTGTCGGATTGTTAATTTGCATGGTTTTCACCTCGCTGAAGCCTACTGAGATAAACCCCTTCCGCATATATCCCTATTTGCAAGTATATGGCAACAACAAAATCCAACTTACATGGTTTAGTAATTCGTTGGCAGAGAGTTCTATTAAACTCGTAGGCGAAGAAGGGTCAGTTATTTTCAGAGGTAAAGTTGATGCTGAGGCAGTTCCGGATATTTATTATACTTCACAGGAAAAAAGCCAGAATATCAATGGTCTTGAACAAGGAAGTTGGCTAAAGACTGACCATATATTTCGGTATAGATTTTATGTTGATTTGCCGCAAGATCAGGATGTGAACTATACGGTCACACTGTCAGATTCTGATTATTCCGGGTCATTTACCACTCCAAAATCTAAGTCCAACTGGGATAAAATTAGATTTATCGCCTTAGCAGATTCTGAAACAGATCCAAAAGGTCGGGTGACAAATAGAGCTTGGTATCCCGGACAGCCATTATTTCGTCCTTTTTCTAACCCTACTTTGTGGAAAGAAAAGTTTGGAACCACTACAGAGCAGGGTATAGAGTTCCTTAATTATTTTCTCACGGAGGAAAAAGGATATAATGAAAATCTAAAAATAATAGATTCAAGAAGTCCTGATTTTATACTTATGCCCGGAGACTTGGTTCAGGGAGGTGGATATCAACCGGCTTGGGATGAATTTTTCAGGCATAATGCAGGTCAGATTGGAAATGGATTGTCCAGATATGCGATTATTCCTGCATTGGGAAACTGGGAAGCCTATGGAGGAATTAATGGTGGGTATGGGACTAATGAAAAAGGTGAATTTATCCCTCTCGTGGGAAGGAAGCGTTTCCATACCTATTTTGAAACACCCACTGAAGACCCATTACAAAAACATCGTCAAAGCTACTATAGGGTAGATTATGGGCCAGTGACGATTTTGACTTTGGATTCCAGTAATGGTACACCAGACCAAACAGCCGCTGATTTCGAAGGACAACCAAAGCTCACTGGGAAGCAATTTACTGTGCCAGGCACAGATACCCAGGAGAACTATAATCAAGCACAGTATAACGCTGCTGGAGGAAATGATTTAAGTGGTTTCGGACCAGGCAGCGATCAATATATTTGGCTGGAGGAAAACCTTAAAGAGGCCAGTGAAAATGGGCAATTGATCTTTGTGCAATACCACCACATCGCTTACTCCTCTGGAGAGCATGGTGTACCGATGAATCATGAACTTTCTGTGGGGCAAGTAGGTACACCGATGCAGGTTCTCAATCCAATGTTGGAAAAATATGGTGTAATCGCTGTTTTATCTGGGCATGATGAGTTGTTTGAAAGAAGTTTTGTAGATGAGGATGGGGATGGCAAAGGCATTATGTACTATGATGTAGGTGTAGCTGGAGATGGGATGCGGGGAGAGAAGAGAGACTGGTTCGGTAATCCATTCAATACACTGAATTATAATCAATACAGGAAATGGACTGCAGACCAGAGCGAACCAGAGCAATGGGATATGAGCGGTACAAATCCAGTCTTGACTGATGGCGGGAAACATTATGGGCATCTGGAAGTGAATTTGGAGAAAAGCGTGGAGGGAAATCAGGAATTTGCTTTGATCAAATTCACCCCGGTTTACGCTTTTCCGGTGATGGATCAAAATTACAACCTTCAGAAAATAGAGCGGAGAGTGTATAAGGATGAGGTGAGCATGAAGATTCCGCTACGCAAAACGGAGTTTGTGCCAGTAGTAAATGATTCTGTGACAATCTACCTTGATCACGAAGGAAAAGCGTATTTAACCTCGCTTGACTTCTTAAAAGATCAACCTGAAGAGGCAGCATCTTTCACATTTACATCGTCCCAAGGATTCGAATTTGACTGCAGGGATTTAGGAGAGAATGAAATTACTATCACCTCTACAAACTCCGCTTCAGGAGATATATGGGAAGATGGAGTCAGACTGTTTGTACTGGATACTATCAAACCTTATTTCAGGTCAATATCAAAGACGTTTGAATTTGACCCTGTGATCGGAAAAGTTGAATTTAGTAAGGATGACTTTACCGATATTGATATTCAGGATAATTGTTCAGGAGATTATGATGTTACGTTTGGTAGATCCAAGACTATAACTTGTGCTGATTTGCAGGAATACTACGAGAAAGGAAGACTGGATGTGGATATCACTGTTTCGGATCAATCTAATAATAAATCCACCATACGCTCTTTCATTACCCTTGATGTAATTGAATCGGTCAAGGTTTCGCTGACTGTAACTTCAGAATCCCAAAATGGAAATCCGGTGAAATTAATGTTAGGCTCCGAGTTTCCTTTTGAGGTACTCGGTTGGTATAGCGGAGAAGGGCTGATATCGTCTAGTTCTGATAAGGAGCTTATGGTTAGCAAAACTGGGGTTTATAAAGCCAAACTTCGCACTTTAAATGGATGTGAGGTGTTTTCTAAACCAGTCGAAGTGACTTTTGATGGTGCTCCTGAATGGCCAGTGGTGAAAGATAAAATTGAGTTAGAGCTTGTGAAAGAAGGGAAGGCAACGCTTAAGCCTGAACACGTATTTACGAAGTGGCCCATTAATTCAGAATTCACAGTGGAATTAAGCAAATCGGAATTTTCTTGCGATGTCCTTTGGTCAAATGCAGTTGTTGTCAAGATAACTGATTCAAAGGGAACAGTTGCTGAAGAGGAAATTGAGGTGATAGTTAGGGATAAATCAAATCCGGTTCTAGTCACCAAAAATGTGGAGGTGGTGGTTGATTTGTCTACAGGTAAAGAAGCATTGAATTCAGAGGATTTTATAGCTTCTCTCACAGATAACTGTGGAATCAAAGAAGTGAAGCTTAGCCGACAGTCTGTGGGGTGTGATGATATAGGAAAAGAAATAACAGTAGAAGTGGGAGCTTTCGATATTGCCGGGAATGCCGTGCAGAAACTAGCCAAAGTGACTGTGAAATCCACCAATTCTGAGCCAGTAACAATAAGCGGTTCTGCGTTCCTATGTATCGGTAATAGTAAAACGCTCACACTGGAATCAGAAGCTGTTTTCGAAGTAGTGAGATGGCACAAGAATGGAACTGTTATCAGCGGAACAACAGACAAAACCTTAGCAGTAGAAGAGGGTGGTAGCTATCATGCCATCGTGAGATATGCCGGCGGATGTCTATTTGAAACGGAGAAATTCGAAGTGGAAACGATAGCTAAACCAAATGGAGAGATCGAGGAAGATGGAAATATCCTGAGCGCACCGGATGGGGATTTTACTTACAAATGGTTTAAAAATGATGTTGAAATCGGCGGAGAGACTTCCAGGACTATGGAAGTACACGCTATGGGAGAATATGCGGTAGAATTGACCAATGAGGCAGGTTGTACTGCGAGGCTTACTTCTGTGACTATGACCATTTCTGGAATACTCCAGCCGGGGAGCATACTTTCAGAGAAACTGAAGATCTATCCAAATCCGGCTTCGGGTCAAGTGGAAATCCAAACCTTGGGTGATTTGGAATTTGCTGAGAATTCGATGAGAATTTATGACCAAAATGGGAAGGATGTCAGTTCAATTGTGGAGGTGATTAGTCATAGCCCAAATGCTGTTAAGCTTGCTATTTCCCGTTTAGCCGCAGGAACTTATGTGATTATGGTGGAGAGTCAGGAAAACCGGATGTTTGTTGGGAAGCTGATGAAAAAATAG
- a CDS encoding serine hydrolase: MTNPKIQQPLRILFILASIGSLYFVPWVLVKAWILPLPDSVQEQLEEGIEQGFDGMIVYVDQGGKSPEFYATGWHDRNKKIPAYPQALFKIASITKLYVAVTTTKLVKEGRLSLDKTLVEYFPELEGRIENADRITLRMMVQHRSGIPNFTDHPEYWIKPPTSKQETLNYALDLPADFEPGEDYGYSNTNYLLISDLIDKTVGYPHQQYIREEILAPLGLKNTYTSLSEVDMDEVMSGYYVGIDKDFKTEDTGLMLATAEDVGIFLRALNDGSIFDEGEQEIYSSIYAYEHTGLLPGYQSIAKYHKDIDTVVIQFNNTSNFDGYDWNLAEIIYNRVVKIVRQDRED, from the coding sequence ATGACCAATCCCAAAATCCAACAACCCCTCCGAATTCTATTTATTCTTGCAAGTATAGGTTCGCTGTATTTTGTTCCTTGGGTTTTGGTGAAGGCTTGGATTTTACCCCTACCCGATTCAGTTCAGGAGCAGCTGGAGGAAGGAATTGAACAGGGGTTTGATGGAATGATTGTTTACGTGGATCAGGGTGGAAAGTCCCCAGAGTTTTATGCCACTGGTTGGCATGACCGAAACAAGAAAATACCTGCCTATCCACAGGCCTTATTTAAGATCGCCAGTATTACCAAGCTTTATGTAGCTGTGACGACTACCAAACTAGTCAAGGAAGGACGTTTGTCTTTGGATAAAACACTGGTGGAGTACTTCCCAGAGCTTGAAGGAAGAATAGAGAATGCGGATAGAATCACCCTAAGAATGATGGTGCAGCATAGATCCGGAATTCCGAATTTTACAGATCATCCAGAATACTGGATCAAGCCACCAACGAGCAAACAAGAGACTTTAAATTACGCATTGGATTTACCGGCAGACTTTGAACCTGGTGAAGACTATGGCTATTCCAATACAAACTACCTGCTGATCTCTGATCTGATAGATAAAACGGTTGGCTATCCCCATCAGCAATATATCAGAGAAGAAATTTTAGCACCACTTGGGCTAAAAAATACCTACACTTCTCTGAGTGAAGTCGATATGGATGAGGTCATGAGCGGGTATTATGTTGGGATTGACAAAGACTTCAAGACGGAAGACACCGGCCTAATGCTTGCCACCGCTGAAGATGTCGGGATATTCCTACGGGCGCTAAATGATGGTTCAATTTTCGATGAAGGGGAACAGGAGATCTATTCCTCCATTTACGCTTACGAACATACAGGTTTGCTTCCGGGCTATCAGAGTATTGCCAAGTACCACAAAGACATAGATACGGTGGTAATCCAGTTTAATAATACCAGCAATTTTGATGGGTACGACTGGAACTTGGCGGAAATAATCTACAACCGTGTTGTTAAAATTGTGAGGCAGGATAGAGAGGATTAA